From a single Lewinella sp. LCG006 genomic region:
- the gndA gene encoding NADP-dependent phosphogluconate dehydrogenase, producing MQYDFGMIGLGTMGRNFLLNVADKGFSAAGLDLDAEKVASLNEAASSRKMKATTSQAEFLEMLKTPRRIMLLVPAGNIVDKVIEGLLPHLDQGDLIIDGGNSHYNDTARRAESLNAKGIRFLGVGVSGGEEGARRGPSIMPGGDFSAWEEVQPILEAVSAKVDREPCVAYMGKGAAGHYVKMVHNGIEYGMMQLIAETYDLLRRIGGFSNEEIHETFTQWNQGPLQSFLIEITATIFGQKDDKSEGDLIDAILDKAKQKGTGKWTSQSAMDLGVPVPTIDAAVTMRGLSSFWEFRQEAANKYGSFPTERIANKTTFAIQLEHALLFSFILTYAQGLHLLAVASKEMKLELNLSETAKIWRGGCIIRAEILEDIRQAFAAQPALENLIASSVFRGRLKTLLPSVRAVVETATQNGIPLLALSSALHYFESLRAPRLPLNLVQAQRDYFGAHTYERLEGNGEVYHTEWGA from the coding sequence ATGCAATACGATTTCGGAATGATTGGCCTGGGCACGATGGGCCGTAATTTTTTATTGAACGTTGCTGATAAAGGCTTTTCGGCCGCAGGACTTGACCTTGACGCCGAAAAAGTAGCCTCCTTAAACGAGGCCGCCAGTTCTCGCAAAATGAAAGCAACTACAAGTCAAGCGGAATTTTTAGAAATGCTGAAAACACCCCGACGAATCATGTTGCTCGTTCCAGCAGGAAACATTGTGGATAAAGTTATTGAAGGTCTATTACCTCATCTCGATCAGGGCGACCTGATTATTGATGGTGGAAATTCGCACTACAACGATACGGCCCGACGAGCCGAAAGCCTCAACGCTAAGGGGATAAGATTCTTGGGGGTAGGTGTTTCGGGAGGTGAAGAAGGTGCTCGCCGCGGGCCCAGTATTATGCCTGGTGGCGATTTTTCGGCTTGGGAAGAGGTACAGCCCATCCTCGAAGCGGTATCCGCAAAGGTAGACCGCGAACCTTGCGTAGCCTACATGGGTAAAGGCGCCGCTGGACACTACGTGAAGATGGTGCACAACGGCATTGAGTACGGCATGATGCAGCTGATTGCTGAAACTTACGACCTCCTGCGCCGAATCGGAGGTTTTTCTAACGAGGAAATCCACGAGACTTTTACGCAGTGGAACCAAGGGCCTTTGCAGTCTTTCCTCATCGAAATAACCGCCACAATTTTCGGACAAAAAGATGATAAATCCGAAGGCGACCTGATAGATGCCATCTTGGACAAGGCCAAACAAAAAGGAACGGGTAAGTGGACTTCCCAGTCGGCGATGGATTTGGGCGTGCCTGTGCCCACGATAGATGCGGCCGTCACCATGCGGGGACTTTCTTCTTTTTGGGAGTTTCGTCAGGAAGCGGCAAATAAATACGGGTCTTTCCCTACCGAGCGTATTGCGAACAAAACCACTTTCGCTATCCAATTGGAGCACGCACTGCTCTTTAGTTTTATTCTCACCTACGCACAAGGCCTCCATCTTTTGGCTGTAGCCAGCAAAGAAATGAAGCTTGAACTCAACCTCTCCGAAACGGCTAAAATCTGGCGGGGTGGTTGTATCATCCGGGCGGAGATCCTGGAGGATATTCGTCAGGCCTTTGCAGCCCAGCCAGCATTAGAAAACCTGATCGCCTCTTCGGTATTTCGGGGGCGCCTAAAAACATTGCTCCCTTCTGTGCGGGCAGTGGTAGAAACGGCTACCCAAAACGGTATTCCGCTGCTCGCGCTCAGCAGTGCGTTGCATTATTTTGAATCATTGCGAGCGCCACGCCTGCCCCTGAACCTGGTTCAAGCCCAACGCGATTATTTTGGCGCCCACACCTACGAGCGATTAGAAGGCAACGGCGAGGTGTACCACACTGAATGGGGTGCATAA